A window of Leptospira brenneri contains these coding sequences:
- the hisH gene encoding imidazole glycerol phosphate synthase subunit HisH — MQKVKATIIDYGVGNLLSVRRGLERVGADVCITSDAGELREATHVILPGVGAFSNAMDALASLGLIEIIQEISNKGTPLLAICLGMQLLLDESEEFGITKGLGLIPGRVIPVPSQGEFEQLKIPHIGWNELEGLKNLNAWNQTILADVQVGDSVYFVHSFMAVPQSENHLLATCNYGGNHIPAVIHRDNITGCQFHPEKSGEIGLKILKKFLS; from the coding sequence ATGCAAAAAGTTAAAGCTACAATTATTGACTACGGTGTTGGCAATTTACTTAGTGTGCGACGCGGTCTCGAACGCGTAGGAGCGGATGTTTGTATCACTTCAGATGCTGGTGAATTACGTGAAGCAACACATGTAATTCTGCCCGGAGTTGGAGCTTTTTCGAATGCTATGGACGCACTTGCTTCACTTGGTCTAATTGAAATAATTCAAGAGATATCAAACAAAGGTACTCCACTGCTGGCAATTTGTCTGGGAATGCAATTATTACTGGATGAAAGCGAAGAATTTGGAATCACCAAAGGTCTTGGCTTGATTCCAGGTAGGGTCATCCCTGTACCTTCGCAAGGTGAATTTGAACAGTTAAAAATTCCGCATATAGGATGGAATGAACTGGAAGGTTTAAAAAACTTGAACGCTTGGAATCAGACCATATTAGCAGACGTTCAGGTTGGAGATTCCGTTTATTTCGTACATTCATTTATGGCTGTACCTCAGAGTGAAAATCATCTTTTGGCAACTTGTAATTATGGTGGTAATCATATACCTGCGGTAATTCATCGAGATAATATCACGGGATGTCAGTTCCACCCAGAAAAAAGCGGCGAGATTGGTCTCAAAATTCTAAAGAAATTTTTATCTTAG
- a CDS encoding Gfo/Idh/MocA family protein: MINRLLIVGLGSIGKRHLRLARELFPDAEIKVLRHKPGAETPEFADGCLADMEQVATFAPQIAVIANPAPFHISTALALVALDCHLLIEKPLSDTTEGVSSLIEKAHTRKLVLQVGYNLRFLPSLEKFRDCIHAGTIGRILSIRCEIGQYLPSWRPQTDYRQNVSAQKDLGGGVLLELSHELDYLRWIFGDVSWVQAWLNRQSSLEIDVEDTAHLTLGFKPQVSGQVPPVASVSLDFIRHDRVRLCTVIGESGSLRWNGLTGEVEEYRVGDEAWKKLFHYVQQGDDSYRAQWKHFLSCVEYGLNPLVNGEDGLAVLEIIEAVRKSSKEKSRVVIL, translated from the coding sequence ATGATTAATCGTCTTTTAATTGTTGGGCTTGGTAGTATTGGTAAACGTCATTTACGTCTAGCAAGGGAATTATTTCCAGATGCAGAAATTAAGGTTTTGCGTCACAAACCCGGGGCAGAGACACCTGAGTTTGCTGACGGTTGTTTAGCAGATATGGAACAGGTTGCTACTTTTGCACCGCAGATAGCGGTTATCGCAAATCCTGCACCATTTCATATTAGCACTGCATTGGCTTTAGTCGCCTTAGACTGTCATTTACTTATAGAAAAACCTCTTAGTGATACAACGGAAGGTGTTTCTAGTCTTATAGAAAAAGCTCATACGCGTAAACTGGTTTTGCAAGTCGGGTATAACCTTCGTTTTTTACCATCTCTTGAAAAATTTCGAGATTGTATCCATGCAGGAACTATTGGACGAATTCTTTCTATACGCTGTGAAATTGGACAATACCTTCCATCATGGCGTCCTCAGACCGACTACCGACAAAATGTTTCCGCCCAGAAGGATTTGGGAGGAGGGGTTTTGTTAGAACTTAGTCATGAACTGGATTATTTACGTTGGATCTTTGGAGATGTTAGTTGGGTTCAAGCTTGGCTGAACCGGCAAAGTTCGCTTGAGATAGATGTGGAAGACACCGCTCATCTGACACTTGGCTTTAAACCTCAAGTCTCTGGACAAGTTCCGCCGGTAGCTTCTGTCAGTTTAGATTTTATTCGTCACGATAGAGTAAGATTGTGTACAGTTATAGGTGAATCAGGAAGTTTACGTTGGAATGGTTTGACGGGAGAGGTAGAAGAATATCGGGTTGGAGATGAGGCTTGGAAAAAGCTTTTTCATTATGTTCAGCAAGGTGATGATAGCTACCGTGCACAATGGAAACATTTTTTGTCGTGCGTGGAATATGGTTTAAATCCATTGGTTAATGGTGAAGATGGGTTGGCAGTATTAGAAATTATTGAAGCAGTTCGAAAATCCAGCAAGGAAAAATCAAGGGTAGTAATATTATGA
- a CDS encoding NAD-dependent epimerase/dehydratase family protein, with amino-acid sequence MKTLIIGGSGFMGSHTADELSKRGYDVTIFDRSVSPWLGNGQKMVVGDYMDETSLAKAMEGVSLLYHFAGIADIEASRAHPYETIQSNVMGLTKVLEVARNANLKRFVYASTMYVYSSYGSFYRASKQAAEIIIEAYAEHFGLEFTLLRYGSLYGPRAQNWNGIRRFANQIVKEGQLEYSGDGSEMREYIHVEDAARLSVDILDPAFINRAITITGQQLIRVDDLISVLFEIAGQPRKVKFHGKSSTPNHYGHTPYRYTPKTAKKLVPQQFVDLGQGLLEVIEEIHREENPEGH; translated from the coding sequence ATGAAAACTTTGATAATTGGTGGCAGTGGTTTTATGGGTAGTCACACAGCTGATGAACTCAGCAAACGTGGATATGACGTAACTATTTTTGATCGATCTGTTTCACCCTGGTTGGGGAATGGTCAAAAAATGGTTGTTGGTGACTATATGGATGAAACTTCCTTAGCTAAAGCTATGGAAGGTGTTTCTCTTTTGTATCATTTTGCTGGAATCGCTGACATAGAGGCATCAAGAGCACATCCGTATGAAACCATACAGTCGAATGTAATGGGTTTAACGAAAGTTTTAGAAGTCGCTAGAAATGCAAACTTGAAAAGATTTGTGTATGCTTCGACCATGTATGTTTACAGTAGTTATGGATCTTTTTACCGTGCCAGTAAACAAGCTGCAGAAATCATCATTGAAGCCTATGCAGAGCATTTTGGTTTAGAATTTACTTTACTACGTTATGGATCCTTATACGGTCCCCGCGCTCAGAATTGGAACGGCATTCGGCGTTTTGCTAATCAAATAGTAAAAGAAGGTCAGTTGGAATACAGTGGAGACGGTTCTGAAATGCGGGAGTACATACATGTAGAAGATGCTGCACGTCTTAGCGTGGATATTTTAGATCCTGCCTTTATAAACCGCGCAATTACCATTACTGGGCAGCAATTGATTCGAGTTGATGATCTTATTTCTGTTTTATTTGAAATTGCCGGTCAGCCGAGAAAGGTTAAATTTCATGGTAAAAGTTCCACACCAAATCATTACGGGCATACACCTTACCGCTACACTCCTAAGACTGCTAAGAAATTAGTTCCTCAGCAATTTGTCGATTTAGGTCAAGGTTTATTAGAAGTCATTGAAGAAATTCATCGTGAAGAAAATCCCGAAGGCCATTAA
- a CDS encoding SDR family oxidoreductase, with protein MHHRRVLITGAGGGLGRIMADTLAELGADLILVDRSKTALESLEEGLRSKWGVGTKIILCDLESERDRLSMIASVKDDGLELNCLINNAAFVGASDLLGWSVSFEDQTLDTWRRAVEVNLTAGFHLSQAFTPSLRNSKGGNIINIASIYGEFGPDWRLYEGTTMANPAAYAASKGGIVQLTHWLATTLAPDIRVNSISPGGIFRNQPAEFVRRYEDRVPMKRMATENDFRGSIAFLASDLSAYITGQVLRVDGGWSTW; from the coding sequence ATGCATCATCGCCGAGTATTGATTACTGGTGCCGGTGGTGGACTAGGGCGAATTATGGCCGATACTTTGGCCGAGTTGGGTGCCGATTTGATATTGGTGGACAGATCGAAGACTGCATTAGAGTCATTGGAAGAAGGGCTACGTTCAAAATGGGGTGTTGGTACTAAAATCATACTTTGTGATCTGGAATCGGAGAGAGATCGTTTGTCCATGATTGCATCTGTAAAAGATGATGGTCTAGAACTGAACTGTCTTATAAACAATGCCGCATTTGTGGGTGCTTCGGATTTATTGGGTTGGTCTGTTTCGTTTGAAGACCAGACCCTTGACACTTGGCGTCGCGCGGTAGAGGTCAATCTTACCGCTGGATTTCACCTCAGTCAAGCCTTCACTCCGAGTTTACGTAATTCTAAAGGTGGGAATATCATTAACATTGCATCTATATACGGAGAATTTGGTCCAGACTGGCGCCTTTACGAAGGAACAACTATGGCAAATCCAGCTGCCTATGCAGCGAGCAAAGGTGGTATTGTTCAACTCACACATTGGTTAGCTACAACTCTTGCACCAGATATTCGAGTGAATTCTATATCTCCAGGTGGGATATTTCGAAACCAACCTGCAGAATTTGTTCGGCGTTATGAAGACAGAGTTCCAATGAAGCGGATGGCAACGGAAAATGATTTTAGGGGATCGATTGCGTTTCTCGCCAGTGACCTTTCCGCTTATATAACCGGTCAAGTCTTACGTGTTGACGGTGGATGGAGCACCTGGTGA
- a CDS encoding cytidylyltransferase domain-containing protein, with amino-acid sequence MNTVCFIFARGGSKGLPNKNIRPFAGKPLIAWAIEQAKAVHRIRRVIVSTDSTSIAEVAREYGAETPFMRPPELAGDNSPEWLAWRHALNYIQETEGSLPDAMISIPATAPLRFIDDIIACLDEFEKGNADVVITVTDAHRNPSFNMVKYTNDEFVGLVTPPAEGVFRRQDAPQVFDMATVAFVVDPKFVFSNSSIFSGRVRAVNVPTERAIDIDTLFDFEVAEFLMQRRTRNL; translated from the coding sequence ATGAATACAGTTTGCTTTATATTTGCACGAGGTGGCTCGAAAGGGTTACCAAATAAAAACATTCGACCATTCGCAGGTAAACCTTTGATTGCTTGGGCAATAGAACAAGCTAAAGCAGTTCACAGAATTCGCCGTGTGATTGTATCTACTGATTCTACTTCAATTGCTGAAGTTGCCCGTGAATACGGTGCGGAAACTCCGTTTATGCGCCCTCCTGAGTTAGCTGGTGATAACAGTCCTGAATGGCTGGCTTGGCGTCATGCTTTAAATTACATACAAGAAACGGAAGGATCATTACCAGATGCAATGATCTCTATTCCTGCTACCGCACCCTTACGGTTTATAGATGATATCATCGCATGTCTCGATGAGTTTGAAAAGGGTAATGCGGATGTTGTGATTACTGTAACAGATGCACACAGAAATCCATCGTTTAACATGGTGAAATATACAAATGATGAATTTGTGGGCTTAGTCACACCACCTGCTGAAGGAGTTTTCCGAAGACAAGATGCCCCACAAGTTTTTGATATGGCTACGGTTGCCTTCGTAGTTGATCCAAAGTTTGTTTTTTCAAACTCATCGATTTTCTCAGGTAGAGTTCGGGCGGTCAATGTCCCTACGGAACGAGCTATTGATATCGATACGTTATTTGACTTTGAAGTAGCAGAATTTTTGATGCAGCGTCGAACGAGGAATTTGTGA
- a CDS encoding HpcH/HpaI aldolase family protein — protein sequence MNRIEQINKIREKLRSDSISIGSWMQIPHASIAEIMGQCGFDWVAVDMEHGAIGHHQLPDIFRALELGTALPLVRLSEGKNKECKQALDAGAGGVIVPMIETDDELRSVRDACRWPPAGTRGVGFSRANLFGENFEVYRQEAQNPLLVAMIENSKAVGNLEKILSVEGLDAIMIGPYDLSASLGVTAKFDDPVFIDAMSEILKLAEQKKIPCGIHIVAPKYEELQKRIAEGYRFIAYSIDALFLRAGAQEAFKREDI from the coding sequence ATGAACCGAATTGAACAAATCAATAAAATCCGAGAGAAATTACGTTCCGATAGCATCAGCATTGGCAGTTGGATGCAGATCCCACATGCTTCAATCGCAGAAATTATGGGGCAGTGTGGTTTTGATTGGGTTGCTGTGGATATGGAACATGGGGCGATAGGCCATCATCAGTTGCCAGATATTTTTAGAGCTCTAGAATTGGGTACGGCCCTTCCTTTAGTTCGTTTGTCCGAGGGAAAGAATAAAGAGTGTAAACAGGCTCTGGATGCAGGGGCAGGTGGTGTCATTGTCCCTATGATAGAAACAGATGATGAGTTACGTTCTGTACGCGATGCTTGTCGTTGGCCACCCGCTGGCACTCGAGGTGTAGGTTTTTCTAGGGCAAATCTTTTTGGTGAGAATTTTGAAGTTTATCGCCAAGAAGCACAAAATCCACTTCTAGTCGCTATGATAGAAAATTCAAAAGCTGTCGGGAATTTGGAAAAGATTCTTTCTGTCGAAGGGCTTGATGCAATTATGATAGGCCCTTATGATTTGTCTGCATCATTAGGTGTAACAGCAAAATTCGATGATCCTGTTTTCATTGATGCAATGAGCGAAATTCTTAAACTGGCCGAACAAAAAAAAATTCCATGTGGCATTCATATTGTAGCACCAAAATACGAAGAATTGCAAAAACGCATTGCCGAGGGTTATCGGTTCATTGCATATTCAATTGACGCACTTTTTTTACGTGCAGGAGCTCAGGAAGCCTTTAAAAGGGAGGATATTTAG
- the kdsB gene encoding 3-deoxy-manno-octulosonate cytidylyltransferase, with protein sequence MKILAIIPARMGSSRFPGKPMAEIHGKPMIGHVYERVSQSKMLEDVAVATCDKEIFDYIRSIGGTAVMTSDKHDRASDRCAEALLTLEAERNCRYDIMVMVQGDEPMTHPEMIAEALKPMFEDASIQVVNLLGKIRDNDEFEDRNCIKVVCDLAGNALYFSREPIPTRSKTADIPMGKQVCIIPFRRDFLIEYTDMTPTPLEIAESIDMMRVLENNIKVKMTPTQYETYAVDTPEDLSKVALLLKPLND encoded by the coding sequence ATGAAGATATTGGCAATTATTCCTGCCCGAATGGGTAGCAGCAGATTTCCCGGGAAACCAATGGCTGAAATTCACGGCAAACCAATGATAGGACATGTTTATGAACGAGTCTCTCAATCTAAAATGTTAGAGGATGTTGCCGTTGCTACTTGTGACAAAGAGATTTTTGATTATATCCGTTCAATTGGCGGTACGGCAGTAATGACAAGCGATAAACATGATCGCGCTTCTGACAGGTGTGCAGAAGCATTACTAACCCTGGAAGCAGAAAGAAATTGTCGTTATGATATCATGGTCATGGTTCAAGGCGATGAACCAATGACGCACCCCGAAATGATTGCTGAAGCATTAAAACCTATGTTTGAAGATGCAAGTATTCAAGTAGTTAATTTACTCGGAAAAATTCGGGATAATGATGAATTTGAAGATCGCAACTGCATCAAAGTTGTTTGCGATCTTGCAGGAAACGCACTTTATTTTTCCCGTGAGCCTATTCCTACTAGGAGTAAAACTGCAGATATACCTATGGGGAAACAGGTTTGTATCATTCCATTTCGCAGGGACTTCCTGATCGAATATACAGATATGACTCCAACACCTCTGGAGATAGCAGAGTCTATCGACATGATGCGAGTTTTAGAAAATAACATAAAAGTAAAAATGACTCCAACTCAATATGAAACCTACGCTGTAGATACGCCTGAAGATTTGTCAAAAGTTGCATTACTTTTAAAGCCTTTGAATGACTGA
- a CDS encoding FkbM family methyltransferase, producing the protein MKEHKPNFVAGLEILPFQDENLPIHEVITVKGLIKFAMYGKTSEFRVRTFFTKEPETLAWIDSFSNDDVFWDIGANIGCYSLYAARNGIQVCAFEPSPVNFWLLSKNIGLNKFGNIVSYPFALSNENSIVRWDPNSSPGSADNQLSETKQATDPTAIQVYSIDQLIAMNAAPFPTHIKIDVDGIEPLIVAGAINTLADNRLQSLMIEANENDLDRLSQIKAVLKGKGFKDPISRHEPYFDENYYLPYANFLFRRE; encoded by the coding sequence ATGAAAGAGCATAAGCCAAATTTTGTTGCCGGTCTTGAGATTTTACCATTCCAAGACGAGAATTTACCAATCCATGAGGTAATTACAGTGAAAGGATTAATTAAATTCGCGATGTATGGAAAAACATCAGAATTTAGGGTTAGGACTTTTTTTACAAAAGAACCAGAGACACTTGCCTGGATAGATAGCTTTTCTAATGATGATGTGTTTTGGGATATAGGAGCAAATATCGGCTGTTATAGTCTTTATGCTGCAAGAAACGGAATCCAAGTTTGTGCATTTGAGCCTTCGCCAGTTAATTTCTGGCTCCTCTCCAAGAATATAGGCCTTAACAAATTTGGTAATATTGTATCATATCCTTTTGCTCTATCTAATGAAAATTCAATAGTTAGATGGGATCCAAACTCATCACCAGGCTCAGCAGATAATCAGCTGAGCGAAACAAAACAAGCCACGGATCCGACAGCAATACAGGTTTACTCGATCGATCAATTAATTGCTATGAATGCGGCACCATTTCCAACACATATCAAGATTGACGTTGATGGAATTGAGCCCCTAATTGTTGCGGGAGCGATTAATACGTTAGCGGATAATCGGTTACAGTCTCTGATGATAGAAGCTAATGAAAATGATCTAGATCGCCTATCCCAGATTAAGGCAGTTTTAAAAGGAAAGGGATTTAAGGATCCTATCAGTCGCCATGAGCCTTACTTTGACGAAAATTACTACTTACCTTACGCCAATTTCCTTTTTCGCAGAGAATAA
- a CDS encoding FkbM family methyltransferase, which produces MTIKDEENWANYNGKSPVRMNHGFDLYLRPGCNYSKKRFLYRIAEAIELDYLKTLPLKNSVCFDVGANIGYWSKFLVEIIGVRELHAFEPDPITFKILKKNITSGNNIFINESAVGESSGTIELYIDPHHSGDNRPLFVEGRESISVPSYSLDDYIAKMDLESVDLIKIDIQGGEIPALKGAYKSICRYRPIMIIEIESAFDDVDRSISEYIIQLVEELNYSTYKIDNNVSLEISLNELKTYQGNIFLLPK; this is translated from the coding sequence ATGACTATTAAAGATGAAGAAAATTGGGCAAACTACAACGGGAAATCTCCTGTAAGAATGAACCATGGTTTCGATTTATACCTAAGACCTGGTTGTAATTACTCTAAAAAGAGATTCTTATATAGAATTGCCGAGGCAATTGAATTGGATTATCTAAAGACATTACCCTTGAAAAATTCTGTCTGCTTTGATGTTGGTGCAAATATAGGTTACTGGTCTAAATTTCTAGTAGAGATTATTGGTGTTCGCGAACTTCATGCATTTGAACCTGACCCAATCACCTTTAAAATTCTTAAAAAGAACATAACCTCTGGTAACAATATTTTCATTAATGAATCAGCTGTCGGCGAAAGTAGTGGTACGATCGAGTTGTATATTGACCCGCATCATTCGGGAGATAATCGACCTCTATTTGTTGAAGGGCGAGAATCAATTTCTGTCCCAAGTTACAGTTTAGATGATTATATTGCTAAAATGGATCTTGAATCTGTTGATTTAATAAAAATAGATATTCAAGGGGGAGAAATTCCTGCACTCAAGGGTGCATACAAATCAATTTGCCGATACCGACCAATAATGATTATTGAGATTGAATCAGCATTCGATGATGTTGATCGAAGTATATCAGAATACATTATCCAATTAGTTGAAGAATTAAATTATAGTACTTATAAAATAGATAACAATGTTTCTTTAGAGATAAGTTTAAATGAATTAAAGACTTACCAGGGAAACATTTTCCTTTTACCAAAATGA
- a CDS encoding HAD family hydrolase, which yields MKKIPKAINTYKVLFWDFDGVIKESVDVKTQAYIKLFENFGSEIAEKVKQHHIANGGMSRFEKIPIYGKFAGIEFDNKQISEYSEKFSKLALQGVLDSEWVPGVESYIRSNQHKQIFIVVSATPQDELNSILHSLKLSSCFNTIYGAPLSKSVAIATSLRNLDVTTSDCLMIGDALADLEAANSNNIDFILRLHSFNQEIFTNYTGTSIYNFSEL from the coding sequence GTGAAGAAAATCCCGAAGGCCATTAATACATACAAAGTTTTGTTTTGGGATTTTGATGGTGTCATAAAGGAATCCGTTGATGTCAAAACTCAAGCATATATAAAGCTGTTTGAAAACTTCGGTTCAGAAATTGCTGAAAAAGTTAAACAACACCACATTGCAAATGGCGGAATGTCTAGATTTGAAAAAATTCCTATTTATGGGAAATTTGCAGGTATCGAATTCGATAATAAACAGATTAGCGAATATTCCGAAAAATTTAGTAAACTCGCCTTACAAGGTGTCTTGGATTCAGAGTGGGTTCCCGGTGTGGAGAGTTATATACGATCCAATCAACATAAACAAATTTTCATAGTTGTTTCAGCAACTCCTCAAGATGAATTGAATTCTATTTTACATTCTTTGAAGTTAAGTTCTTGCTTTAATACTATTTACGGTGCACCGTTATCCAAGTCTGTTGCAATTGCAACATCTTTGAGAAATCTTGATGTAACTACTTCTGATTGTTTAATGATTGGTGATGCTCTTGCTGATTTAGAAGCAGCAAATTCGAATAACATTGATTTTATATTACGGCTTCATTCTTTTAACCAAGAAATATTTACTAACTATACAGGAACTTCCATTTACAATTTTTCAGAACTATGA
- the pgl gene encoding 6-phosphogluconolactonase yields MDIRRFSPSAWAGELSAILTSAIFDVLSRKERCSVMLTGGRSAAQLYRTWASFPNFQDIQNIDFYFSDERFVPLDHPESNYALAMNNLFETSIPKNSFVHCFEFKHSDKESIAQQYAVKLPEQIDILLLSIGEDGHIASLFPQSSAMDEANQLVVPIIGPKAPHERFSITPLVIKNAAKIFVMACGQEKRQPLEQVILGSSDIHSLPALIVRHCVWITDSIDNI; encoded by the coding sequence ATGGATATTAGAAGATTTTCTCCATCGGCTTGGGCAGGCGAACTCTCTGCGATCTTGACTTCGGCAATCTTCGATGTTCTTTCAAGGAAAGAGCGATGTTCTGTAATGTTGACCGGTGGACGCAGTGCTGCCCAACTATATAGAACCTGGGCTTCGTTCCCAAACTTTCAAGACATTCAAAATATTGATTTTTACTTTAGTGATGAACGTTTTGTTCCTCTCGATCATCCGGAAAGCAATTATGCGCTTGCTATGAACAATTTGTTCGAAACCTCAATACCGAAAAATAGCTTTGTTCATTGTTTTGAGTTTAAACATAGTGATAAAGAATCTATTGCACAGCAATATGCTGTTAAACTGCCGGAGCAAATCGATATTTTATTACTCAGTATTGGTGAAGATGGTCATATAGCATCTCTTTTTCCTCAAAGTTCGGCAATGGATGAAGCTAATCAATTGGTAGTTCCAATTATCGGTCCCAAAGCTCCTCACGAACGATTTTCAATCACACCTTTGGTTATTAAAAATGCTGCAAAAATATTTGTTATGGCATGTGGCCAAGAAAAAAGGCAACCTCTCGAACAAGTAATCTTGGGAAGTTCGGACATACATTCACTTCCTGCTTTAATCGTGCGCCATTGTGTATGGATTACTGATAGCATAGACAATATATAA
- a CDS encoding class I SAM-dependent methyltransferase: protein MDTLTIFEENGLSLDERQRKAFNQFNELVYLGQITTEVVTKCFCGKKNFKLLSRYDRFGLPFGTQICYACGLISQTLRIHPKSLPKFYDLIYWPLVSGGGEFLTPPKKDETFAQLIRNIPADVSSLKIFEVGCGSGQRISGLRDRLASSISDISMIGCDFSSAALKLAKEKGIKTIQGGLDELAVEGKCDILIMSHVFEHFPDLTHATKLIAKMTHQNSLVYIEVPGIMDLENKAEYSFNYQLYSVLAHTYNFSLSTLEYVLSTCGFVLVEGDEYVRAVFRKGKSTIQSSSHYERSMEGLRKARAKQIAYESRRNNIFLRYFRNVAKAVLGRMN, encoded by the coding sequence ATGGATACTTTGACTATTTTTGAAGAAAACGGATTGTCACTTGATGAAAGGCAAAGAAAAGCCTTTAATCAATTCAATGAATTAGTTTACCTTGGGCAGATTACAACGGAAGTCGTTACAAAGTGTTTTTGCGGTAAAAAGAATTTCAAATTGCTCAGTCGATATGATCGGTTTGGTCTGCCTTTTGGCACTCAGATTTGTTATGCTTGTGGATTAATTTCTCAAACATTGAGAATTCATCCCAAATCGCTGCCTAAATTTTATGATCTTATATACTGGCCATTGGTTTCGGGAGGAGGTGAGTTTCTCACACCTCCGAAAAAGGATGAAACCTTTGCACAGCTAATCAGGAATATTCCTGCAGATGTAAGTTCGCTAAAGATTTTTGAAGTCGGTTGTGGATCAGGTCAAAGAATTTCCGGACTTCGGGATCGTTTGGCTTCTTCTATATCTGATATTTCAATGATTGGCTGTGACTTTTCAAGTGCTGCTTTAAAATTAGCTAAGGAAAAAGGGATAAAGACCATACAAGGTGGTTTGGATGAGTTGGCAGTTGAAGGAAAGTGTGACATACTGATAATGAGTCATGTTTTTGAACATTTTCCAGACCTTACTCATGCAACTAAGTTGATTGCTAAAATGACACATCAAAACTCTTTAGTTTATATCGAAGTTCCAGGAATCATGGACTTGGAAAACAAAGCAGAGTATTCATTTAATTATCAACTTTATAGCGTTTTAGCACATACATATAATTTTTCTCTATCAACACTGGAATATGTCCTGTCAACATGTGGGTTCGTTCTAGTAGAAGGGGATGAATATGTTAGAGCCGTTTTCCGTAAAGGCAAATCAACAATTCAATCATCATCTCATTATGAACGCTCAATGGAGGGCCTACGGAAAGCCAGGGCAAAACAAATTGCCTATGAATCGCGTAGGAATAATATTTTCCTTCGTTACTTCCGGAATGTTGCCAAAGCTGTCCTTGGTCGGATGAATTGA
- the hisF gene encoding imidazole glycerol phosphate synthase subunit HisF has protein sequence MRKVRIIARLDIKGQNLIKGVHMEGLRVIGSPAEYAHKYYQQGADELIYIDTVASLYGRNNLSDLLERSVENIFIPLTVGGGIRSVEDATRLLRSGADKVAINTAAVANPGLITEISRRFGSQCMVLSVQAKSIGPKKWEVFTENGRERTGLDVLEWIQKGIQLGAGEILLTSVDREGTRKGFDVDLVRAVAEQTTVPVIASGGMGNVAHLVQVAKEGLADAVAMADVLHYERLTIGNIKEEASSNGIQLRKYAKS, from the coding sequence ATGCGTAAGGTGCGAATCATTGCCCGTCTCGATATCAAAGGGCAGAATCTAATTAAGGGTGTGCATATGGAAGGCTTGCGTGTCATTGGATCGCCTGCTGAATATGCACATAAATATTATCAACAGGGAGCGGATGAGCTGATTTACATCGACACTGTTGCAAGTTTATATGGTAGAAATAATCTTAGTGACCTTTTAGAAAGATCGGTTGAGAATATCTTTATTCCATTAACGGTAGGTGGCGGAATTCGCTCTGTGGAAGACGCTACTCGTTTACTAAGAAGTGGAGCAGACAAGGTAGCTATTAATACGGCTGCTGTGGCCAATCCGGGACTTATCACTGAAATTTCCAGACGTTTTGGAAGTCAATGTATGGTTCTTTCCGTTCAAGCCAAGAGTATTGGACCTAAGAAATGGGAAGTATTTACTGAGAATGGGCGTGAACGAACGGGTTTAGATGTTTTGGAATGGATACAAAAAGGAATACAGCTTGGAGCTGGTGAAATTTTGCTCACATCAGTTGATCGTGAAGGCACAAGAAAGGGATTTGATGTAGATTTGGTGCGAGCAGTCGCCGAACAAACAACAGTTCCTGTCATCGCAAGTGGAGGAATGGGAAACGTTGCACATTTGGTGCAGGTGGCAAAAGAGGGTTTAGCAGATGCAGTCGCTATGGCCGATGTACTACATTATGAGAGATTAACCATAGGTAATATCAAGGAAGAGGCTTCTTCTAATGGGATTCAGCTGAGAAAATATGCAAAAAGTTAA